One window of the Glycocaulis alkaliphilus genome contains the following:
- a CDS encoding cryptochrome/photolyase family protein, whose protein sequence is MRTLRLVLGDQLTRELSALRGVQPDDLILMAEVNDEASYVPHHRKKITFLFSAMRHFAQSLREEGLSVRYVRLDDPGNSHSLEGEVARALGDEAGLQRIVHTEPGEYRLMEIMREWPDRFDVPVEMRADDRFICSHERFARWASGKQRLTMEYFYREMRRETGLLMDGDQPEGGQWNYDAENRKALPSDTRLPRRAWIEPDAITFNVMALVEERFPDGFGDIEPFGYAVTREGAMEQLDWFIENALPDFGDYQDALKDGEAFLYHSVLSLYLNCGLLDPLEVCRKAEGAWQDGKAPLNAVEGFIRQIIGWREYVRGIYWHFMPEYLERNALNAHRPLPAFYWTAETDMACIADVVNTTRKHAYAHHIQRLMVTGNFALLAGIDPKAVNEWYLAVYADAYEWVEAPNTHGMALYADGGVMATKPYAASGAYIDRMSDHCGKCRYEVKAKTGEKACPFNYLYWNFMMENEARLKGNRRLGPILSNLNRFSDARREEIRGDANRFFESIGIARTQRKAS, encoded by the coding sequence ATGCGCACCTTGCGGCTTGTCCTTGGCGATCAGCTGACGCGCGAGTTGTCTGCTTTGCGGGGCGTCCAGCCTGACGATCTGATCCTGATGGCCGAGGTCAATGACGAGGCGTCATACGTCCCGCATCATCGCAAGAAGATCACTTTCCTGTTCTCGGCCATGCGCCATTTCGCGCAGAGCCTTCGAGAGGAGGGGCTGAGCGTCCGCTATGTGCGCCTTGATGATCCCGGCAACTCCCACAGCCTTGAAGGCGAGGTGGCGCGCGCGCTGGGCGACGAGGCGGGTCTGCAGCGTATTGTCCATACCGAGCCCGGTGAGTATCGGCTCATGGAGATCATGCGCGAATGGCCGGACAGGTTCGATGTCCCGGTCGAAATGCGCGCCGATGACCGCTTCATCTGCTCGCATGAGCGCTTCGCCCGCTGGGCCAGCGGCAAGCAGCGCCTGACCATGGAGTATTTCTACCGGGAGATGCGCCGGGAGACCGGCCTGCTGATGGATGGAGACCAGCCTGAAGGCGGTCAGTGGAATTATGACGCGGAGAACCGCAAGGCTCTGCCGTCGGACACCAGACTGCCGCGCCGCGCCTGGATCGAGCCCGACGCCATCACGTTCAATGTAATGGCGCTGGTCGAAGAGCGCTTCCCGGACGGGTTCGGCGATATCGAGCCCTTTGGCTATGCGGTGACGCGCGAAGGTGCGATGGAACAGCTGGACTGGTTCATCGAGAACGCCTTGCCGGATTTCGGTGATTATCAGGATGCGTTGAAGGATGGAGAGGCCTTCCTCTACCACTCCGTCTTGTCGCTCTACCTTAATTGCGGCCTGCTGGACCCTCTGGAGGTCTGCCGCAAGGCGGAAGGCGCGTGGCAGGACGGCAAGGCACCGCTGAACGCGGTTGAGGGCTTCATCCGGCAGATAATTGGTTGGCGCGAATATGTGCGCGGCATCTACTGGCACTTCATGCCGGAATATCTGGAGCGCAACGCGCTGAACGCGCACCGGCCCTTGCCGGCGTTTTACTGGACCGCCGAAACGGATATGGCCTGCATCGCCGATGTGGTGAACACCACGCGCAAGCACGCCTACGCCCACCATATCCAACGCCTGATGGTCACCGGCAATTTCGCGCTTCTGGCCGGTATTGATCCCAAGGCCGTCAATGAATGGTATCTGGCCGTCTATGCCGATGCCTATGAGTGGGTGGAAGCGCCCAATACGCACGGCATGGCGCTTTACGCCGATGGCGGTGTCATGGCCACAAAGCCCTATGCGGCGAGCGGCGCCTATATCGACCGGATGAGCGATCACTGCGGCAAGTGCCGCTATGAGGTGAAAGCCAAGACCGGCGAAAAAGCGTGTCCGTTCAATTATCTATACTGGAATTTCATGATGGAGAATGAGGCAAGGCTGAAGGGCAATCGCCGCCTCGGACCCATCCTCTCAAACCTCAACCGGTTCAGCGACGCCCGCCGCGAGGAAATACGCGGCGACGCAAACCGCTTCTTCGAATCCATTGGCATCGCCCGGACACAAAGGAAAGCCTCATGA
- a CDS encoding amino acid ABC transporter substrate-binding protein, with translation MTPTAFFDFLMPRRLARAATAFALGFTVSQSQTAELGTQMYELRERGTLRCGVDTGLQGFARQDEEGNWNGFEVDLCRAYAAAFLGSPERMQLVPLTTQERLDALSAGEVDILLRNTTWTLSRDAQENFSFAGVYYYDGQGFLVPRDLGVTSARELDGARICVLRNTTTALNLVDYAQTHELTFQLVEVATVRAGITAYGRGQCDALSNDLSGLAGMRMTLSEPDAHLILPDVISKEPLSAVVASRDQKFADAVRWVLHALIAAEEYGVTAANAAEMAENGGNAEIRRLLGAEGPLAEGLFLDAEFALRAIEAGGNYGELFERHLGTASGLNLRRGLNAQWNEGGLMYAPPFR, from the coding sequence ATGACGCCAACAGCTTTCTTCGACTTTCTCATGCCGCGCCGCCTCGCGCGCGCTGCAACGGCCTTTGCGCTGGGCTTTACCGTATCGCAAAGCCAGACCGCCGAGCTTGGCACGCAGATGTATGAGTTGAGGGAGCGCGGCACGCTGCGATGCGGCGTCGATACCGGGCTTCAGGGCTTTGCCCGGCAGGATGAAGAGGGCAACTGGAACGGTTTCGAGGTCGATCTGTGCCGCGCCTATGCGGCCGCTTTCCTCGGCAGCCCGGAGCGTATGCAGCTTGTGCCGCTGACCACACAGGAGAGGCTGGACGCGCTGTCGGCGGGCGAGGTCGACATCCTTCTGCGCAATACGACCTGGACGCTGAGCCGCGATGCGCAGGAAAATTTCTCGTTCGCAGGCGTCTATTATTATGACGGGCAGGGCTTTCTGGTGCCGCGCGATCTTGGCGTCACCAGTGCGCGGGAACTGGACGGCGCGCGCATCTGTGTTTTGCGCAACACCACCACAGCGTTGAACCTCGTTGATTACGCCCAGACCCATGAGCTGACCTTCCAGCTGGTGGAAGTGGCGACGGTCCGAGCCGGGATAACCGCCTATGGGCGCGGCCAGTGCGATGCGCTGAGCAATGACCTGTCCGGCCTTGCCGGCATGCGCATGACGCTGTCTGAACCGGATGCGCACCTGATCCTTCCGGATGTGATCTCGAAGGAGCCTCTGAGCGCGGTCGTCGCCTCACGCGACCAGAAATTCGCGGATGCCGTGCGCTGGGTGCTCCATGCCCTCATTGCGGCCGAGGAGTATGGCGTGACGGCCGCCAATGCGGCCGAAATGGCCGAAAATGGCGGCAATGCCGAAATCCGCCGCCTGCTGGGCGCGGAAGGTCCGCTGGCCGAGGGCCTGTTCCTCGATGCGGAATTCGCGCTGCGGGCCATCGAGGCAGGCGGCAATTATGGCGAATTGTTCGAGCGTCATCTCGGCACGGCGTCCGGCCTGAATTTGCGCCGGGGCCTTAACGCACAGTGGAATGAGGGCGGGCTGATGTATGCCCCGCCGTTCCGTTAA
- a CDS encoding DUF1365 domain-containing protein codes for MTPPARLFLGHTVHERTQPFVHRFRYSIAMMMLDLDQLEAAGRLSRLFSVERFNLFSFRQRDHGPRDGSSLKEWALARLAAAGVNSDVSRVRLLCSPRVLGYVFNPISLYLADDADGNTLAVIYQVHNTFGDAHAYVAPLTGGMPEKHSAQKRFHVSPFFPVSGRYDFTLRDGDDQLSLVVSKVEASGKDFLATMQLMARPVTSGNLLKLFAGQPFSTLKTISAIHWEALRLLVKGARYHRHPKPPAGDTIIDRSEASNRRV; via the coding sequence CGCTTCCGCTACTCCATCGCCATGATGATGCTGGACCTCGACCAGCTGGAGGCGGCCGGGCGCCTTTCACGCCTGTTTTCGGTAGAGCGCTTCAACCTGTTCAGCTTCCGCCAGCGCGACCATGGCCCGCGCGATGGATCATCGCTTAAGGAGTGGGCTCTGGCGCGGCTGGCCGCTGCGGGTGTGAACAGTGACGTGTCGCGCGTGCGGCTTTTATGTTCACCGCGTGTGCTGGGCTACGTCTTCAACCCGATTTCGCTTTATCTGGCGGACGATGCGGACGGAAACACGCTCGCGGTGATCTATCAGGTCCATAACACGTTCGGCGACGCCCACGCCTATGTGGCACCGCTCACCGGCGGCATGCCGGAGAAGCACAGCGCGCAGAAGCGCTTCCATGTCTCGCCCTTCTTCCCGGTATCGGGACGCTACGACTTCACCTTGCGCGATGGCGACGATCAGCTCTCGCTTGTGGTCAGCAAGGTCGAGGCATCCGGCAAGGACTTCCTCGCCACCATGCAGCTAATGGCTCGCCCGGTAACATCCGGAAATCTCCTCAAACTCTTTGCGGGGCAGCCTTTTTCGACCTTGAAAACGATCTCCGCCATCCACTGGGAAGCGCTACGGCTTCTGGTGAAAGGCGCGCGCTATCACCGCCACCCCAAGCCGCCTGCCGGCGATACAATTATCGACCGATCAGAGGCATCCAACCGTAGAGTTTGA
- the metC gene encoding cystathionine beta-lyase, whose protein sequence is MKRDTRIIHSGRSDEGDGLVNPAIKRASTVLAPSTSELYEPTGSRRHYGRGGIAPNRELRDAIRGLYDADHCALAPSGLASVVLAIRTALKAPGEALISDGTYGPVRRFCDEELPRLGVKPVYYDPRIGAGIASLINANTALIALESPSSLTFELQDVPAIAQAAKAAGVPTVIDDTWTAGVLMNPLELGIDYAAQALTKYVGGHSDFLMGSVTARGEAAKTLADREKLYGLHVSPDDAFLALRGLRTLPLRLERAESASLEIARRLEAHPKVSRVLHPALPSHPDHALYSRDFSGAAGCFSFVLKGISAREGEAIVDRLKLFGIGFSWGGYESLALSCDRQIKRTAVPWKAEGALLRLSIGLEDIEDLWADLEQALASI, encoded by the coding sequence ATGAAACGCGATACGCGCATCATCCATTCAGGGCGCAGCGATGAGGGTGACGGTCTCGTCAATCCGGCAATCAAGCGCGCCTCCACCGTGCTGGCTCCTTCCACGTCAGAGCTGTATGAACCCACAGGCTCGCGGCGGCATTATGGCCGTGGCGGCATCGCTCCCAACAGGGAACTTCGTGACGCGATTCGCGGCCTTTATGATGCGGACCACTGCGCGCTGGCCCCATCAGGTCTGGCGTCTGTCGTGCTGGCGATCCGCACAGCGCTCAAAGCTCCGGGAGAGGCCCTGATAAGCGACGGTACGTACGGGCCTGTGCGCCGGTTCTGCGACGAGGAACTGCCCCGGCTAGGCGTGAAGCCGGTCTATTATGATCCGCGCATCGGGGCCGGGATCGCGTCGCTCATTAACGCAAATACCGCCCTTATCGCACTGGAATCGCCGAGCTCTCTCACATTCGAACTTCAGGACGTGCCAGCCATCGCCCAAGCCGCGAAGGCAGCCGGTGTTCCCACGGTGATCGATGACACGTGGACGGCGGGCGTGCTGATGAACCCGCTGGAATTGGGCATCGACTATGCCGCGCAAGCCCTGACCAAATATGTCGGCGGGCATTCCGATTTCCTGATGGGATCAGTTACGGCCAGAGGCGAGGCGGCGAAGACGCTTGCCGACCGCGAGAAGCTGTATGGCCTGCATGTCTCGCCCGATGATGCGTTTCTGGCACTGCGGGGGCTGCGCACCCTGCCCTTGCGGCTGGAACGCGCGGAATCTGCATCGCTGGAGATCGCCCGGCGGCTGGAGGCGCACCCCAAGGTCAGCCGCGTCCTGCACCCCGCTTTGCCCTCACACCCGGACCACGCGCTGTACAGCCGTGACTTCTCAGGCGCAGCCGGATGCTTCTCCTTCGTGCTGAAAGGGATCAGCGCCCGCGAGGGCGAAGCCATCGTCGACCGGCTCAAACTCTTCGGGATCGGGTTTTCCTGGGGCGGCTATGAAAGCCTTGCCCTGTCTTGCGACCGGCAGATAAAGCGCACCGCCGTGCCTTGGAAGGCCGAAGGCGCGCTTTTACGCCTGTCCATCGGGCTGGAGGACATAGAAGACCTCTGGGCCGATCTGGAGCAGGCGCTGGCGAGTATCTGA
- a CDS encoding cupin domain-containing protein codes for MPAREDAFLFDYAAGAGPAAMRLLAECQAALNPQAAVRVRVAEAGFGSLLSQLPPAAMSQNALDHVLEHAGTPITSSEQPSAIDTETGLPRALTPFLDMPGGELDWSRQLGGVQEIHLADASDANVDANLVRLMPGGGIPHHDHGGEELTLVLTGAFHDGHALYQAGDLCRATPGLRHRPEVDGATPCICLTVSLGDWKPANPLYGWLNRLNRSLRRRN; via the coding sequence GTGCCTGCCAGAGAAGACGCGTTTCTGTTCGATTATGCCGCCGGTGCAGGGCCAGCCGCCATGCGCCTGCTGGCGGAATGTCAGGCGGCGCTGAACCCGCAGGCTGCGGTGCGCGTGCGCGTTGCTGAAGCGGGATTTGGCAGCCTGCTCAGCCAGTTGCCGCCCGCCGCCATGTCCCAAAATGCCCTCGATCATGTGCTGGAGCATGCAGGAACCCCAATCACATCATCTGAACAGCCCTCAGCAATAGATACGGAAACCGGCCTGCCGCGCGCTTTGACGCCATTTCTGGATATGCCGGGCGGTGAGCTGGACTGGTCGCGGCAACTTGGCGGCGTTCAGGAAATTCATCTTGCCGATGCCAGCGACGCGAATGTGGACGCCAATCTTGTGCGGCTAATGCCAGGCGGCGGCATTCCCCATCACGACCATGGGGGCGAGGAGCTGACCTTGGTGCTGACGGGAGCCTTTCATGATGGCCACGCGTTATACCAAGCAGGCGATCTGTGCCGCGCTACGCCAGGCTTGCGCCACCGGCCGGAGGTGGATGGGGCCACGCCCTGCATCTGCCTGACGGTAAGCTTGGGTGACTGGAAGCCGGCCAACCCGCTTTATGGCTGGCTGAACAGGCTGAACCGCTCCCTGCGCCGCCGGAACTGA
- a CDS encoding DUF6134 family protein, with amino-acid sequence MKPLAILASTIALSFSLPAAHAAIPADPAGGETIQFNVYRGNSSFGTHEVRFQRNGDELIAEVSVRLRAGFGPVTVFRYEHDSVERWRDGQLVALEGETLKDGSRFPVEAVRNGAGIVSEGVLPEGEQHTAELPGDIIPSSHWRGYEEDLRRILNTEHGDAMEVSISDMGMEEIEADGGTIQARRIRLEGTLTVDLWYDENGFWAGCEFEARGQRIRYVRQANPVA; translated from the coding sequence ATGAAACCGCTTGCGATCCTTGCTTCGACCATCGCCTTGTCGTTCTCGTTGCCGGCTGCCCATGCGGCCATTCCCGCTGATCCGGCTGGCGGCGAGACGATCCAGTTCAATGTCTATCGCGGCAATTCCAGTTTCGGCACGCACGAGGTCCGCTTTCAACGCAACGGCGACGAGCTGATCGCAGAAGTGTCGGTGCGGCTGCGTGCGGGCTTCGGGCCGGTGACGGTGTTCCGCTATGAGCATGACTCGGTAGAGCGCTGGCGCGACGGGCAGCTGGTCGCGCTGGAAGGCGAGACGCTGAAAGACGGCAGCCGCTTCCCTGTCGAGGCCGTGCGCAATGGCGCAGGCATTGTCAGCGAGGGCGTCCTGCCTGAGGGGGAGCAGCACACCGCTGAACTCCCCGGCGACATCATCCCGTCCTCGCACTGGCGCGGCTACGAGGAAGATCTGCGCCGGATCCTCAATACCGAACACGGCGACGCGATGGAGGTCTCCATCTCTGATATGGGGATGGAAGAGATCGAAGCTGATGGCGGCACCATTCAGGCCCGCCGCATCCGCCTGGAAGGCACGCTTACCGTCGACCTGTGGTATGACGAGAACGGCTTCTGGGCGGGGTGCGAGTTCGAGGCGCGTGGCCAGCGCATCCGCTATGTCCGGCAGGCCAATCCGGTCGCCTGA
- a CDS encoding beta-ketoacyl-ACP synthase III: MTAIRSRIAGIGTYLPEHVMLNADMARFVETSDEWIRERTGISQRHIAADDEFTSDLATHASRAALAHAGMDAGEIDLIVLATATPDLTFPATATMVQEKLGIRQGAAFDIQAVCSGFLYALATADNFIKAGQAKNALVIGAETFSRILDWTDRTTCVLFGDGAGAMVLSSASEGEGLIKTHLRSDGQYCDLLYVDGGPSRTKTVGHLRMQGNQVFRHAVGKIAGSMEELSELAGIPISEIDWFVPHQANQRILEGVAKRLSIPVEKVISTVGRHGNTSAASIPLAFDTAVKDGRIKRGDLVLMEALGGGFTWGAALARY; the protein is encoded by the coding sequence GTGACCGCAATCAGATCCCGTATCGCCGGCATTGGCACCTACCTGCCAGAACACGTCATGTTGAACGCGGACATGGCGCGCTTTGTCGAGACCAGTGACGAATGGATTCGCGAACGCACCGGCATCAGTCAGCGCCATATCGCGGCAGATGATGAATTCACGTCTGATCTTGCCACCCACGCTTCGCGTGCGGCCCTGGCTCATGCCGGAATGGATGCGGGCGAGATCGATCTGATCGTGCTGGCAACCGCCACGCCGGACCTGACATTCCCGGCGACGGCCACCATGGTGCAGGAAAAGCTGGGTATCCGCCAGGGCGCTGCCTTTGACATTCAGGCAGTATGTTCAGGCTTCCTCTATGCGCTGGCCACGGCGGATAATTTCATCAAGGCCGGACAGGCGAAGAATGCGCTGGTCATCGGCGCCGAGACTTTCTCGCGCATACTCGACTGGACCGACCGGACGACATGCGTGCTCTTCGGCGACGGGGCAGGGGCGATGGTGCTGTCGTCGGCCAGCGAGGGCGAAGGGCTGATCAAGACCCATCTGCGTTCTGACGGGCAGTATTGTGACCTGCTTTATGTGGATGGCGGGCCGTCCCGCACCAAAACCGTTGGCCATCTGCGGATGCAGGGCAATCAGGTTTTCCGTCACGCGGTCGGCAAGATTGCCGGTTCGATGGAGGAGCTGTCAGAACTGGCCGGCATTCCGATCAGCGAGATTGACTGGTTTGTGCCTCACCAGGCCAATCAGCGCATTCTCGAAGGCGTGGCCAAGCGCCTGTCCATTCCGGTGGAGAAAGTCATCTCCACCGTCGGCCGGCATGGCAACACGTCCGCAGCCTCGATACCGCTGGCGTTTGACACGGCGGTAAAGGACGGGCGGATCAAGCGCGGCGACCTGGTGCTGATGGAAGCACTGGGCGGCGGGTTTACATGGGGTGCGGCCTTAGCGAGATATTGA
- a CDS encoding SAM-dependent methyltransferase produces MTDAALSSFDASRPLQACKDTIARLQGVPRLFKAGLTLLLKFGTGSLTVVLPDGRSLRFQGKAPGADAVMEVQDYAMVRRVFAGGDVGFAESYMAGQWTTPDLAKVLEVFSANLDKINNIEKGGPLTRMAHWVWHRLRANTKAQARKNIEAHYDLGNAFYELWLDPSMTYSAARFTAPDLGLEAAQKEKYASLARLIGLEPGMHVLEIGCGWGGFAEYAASEIGARVTCLTLSPSQRDYALERMERAGLSDRVEIKLQDYRDETGSYDAVASIEMFEAVGEEYWPSYFAKVRECLKPGGKAGLQIITIRDDLFDSYRKRADFIQRYIFPGGILPSVERLNGEFAKAELNSVTAEMFGVDYADTLAHWMERFQAAWPQIEPMGFDLRFRRMWEFYLAYCEAGFRTGRIDVGQFVLER; encoded by the coding sequence ATGACCGATGCAGCTCTTTCCAGTTTCGACGCGTCACGCCCGCTTCAGGCGTGCAAGGATACGATTGCCCGGCTGCAGGGCGTTCCGCGCCTGTTCAAGGCGGGCCTTACCCTGCTTTTGAAATTTGGCACCGGATCGTTGACCGTCGTGCTGCCAGACGGCCGCAGCCTGCGCTTCCAGGGCAAGGCGCCGGGCGCTGATGCGGTGATGGAGGTACAGGACTACGCCATGGTCCGCCGCGTGTTTGCGGGCGGCGATGTCGGCTTTGCTGAGTCCTACATGGCGGGCCAATGGACGACCCCAGACCTTGCCAAAGTGCTGGAGGTATTCTCCGCAAACCTCGATAAAATCAATAATATCGAGAAGGGCGGCCCCCTCACCCGCATGGCGCACTGGGTCTGGCACCGCCTGCGCGCCAACACCAAGGCGCAGGCCCGCAAGAACATCGAAGCACACTACGATCTCGGCAATGCCTTCTATGAGCTGTGGCTTGACCCGTCCATGACCTATTCGGCCGCGCGCTTTACCGCGCCGGATCTGGGGCTGGAGGCCGCGCAGAAGGAAAAATACGCCAGCCTTGCCCGCCTGATCGGACTGGAGCCCGGCATGCATGTGCTGGAAATCGGATGCGGCTGGGGCGGGTTCGCTGAGTATGCGGCCAGCGAGATCGGCGCGCGTGTGACCTGCCTCACCCTCTCCCCCTCCCAGCGCGACTATGCCCTTGAACGCATGGAACGCGCGGGCCTGTCGGACCGGGTGGAAATCAAGCTGCAGGATTATCGTGACGAGACCGGCAGCTATGATGCCGTCGCGTCCATCGAGATGTTCGAAGCGGTCGGCGAGGAATACTGGCCGTCCTACTTCGCCAAGGTGCGCGAGTGCCTGAAACCCGGCGGCAAGGCGGGTCTGCAGATCATCACCATCCGCGACGATCTGTTTGACAGCTACCGCAAGCGCGCGGACTTCATCCAGCGCTACATCTTCCCCGGCGGCATCTTGCCGAGCGTGGAGCGCCTGAATGGCGAGTTCGCCAAGGCAGAGCTGAACTCCGTTACGGCTGAGATGTTCGGCGTGGACTATGCCGATACGCTCGCCCACTGGATGGAGCGTTTCCAGGCTGCGTGGCCGCAGATCGAGCCGATGGGCTTTGATCTGCGCTTCCGGCGCATGTGGGAGTTCTATCTGGCCTATTGCGAGGCGGGCTTCCGCACTGGCCGCATCGATGTCGGCCAGTTCGTGCTGGAGCGCTAA
- a CDS encoding cysteine synthase A yields MTAPRPARSVIDLIGHTPLVRLNAASDATGCEILGKAEFLNPGGSVKDRAALGIVRAAEKSGALKPGGTIVEGTAGNTGIGLAMVASALGYRTVIVFPRTQSREKRDAILLAGAELIEVDAVPYANPNHYARYSGTLAEELNASEPNGAIWANQFDNVANRQAHFDTTGPEIWEQTGGKIDGFAAAVGSGGTLAGVGMYLKSKSDKVQIALADPGGAALYGYYAHGELKAEGNSITEGIGQSRITANLEGAPVDHAFRIPDEEALEILYALIRDEGLCLGGSAGINIAGAIRLARKLGPGHTIVTILCDHGARYQSKLYNPEFLKEKGLPVPPWVRN; encoded by the coding sequence ATGACAGCCCCCCGTCCCGCACGCTCCGTGATTGATCTGATTGGCCATACGCCGCTGGTACGCCTCAACGCCGCCAGTGATGCAACGGGCTGCGAAATCCTTGGCAAGGCCGAATTTCTCAATCCCGGCGGTTCGGTGAAGGACCGCGCCGCGCTCGGTATTGTGCGCGCAGCCGAAAAGAGCGGCGCGCTGAAACCCGGCGGCACCATTGTGGAAGGCACGGCAGGCAATACCGGCATCGGGCTTGCCATGGTGGCTTCGGCGCTGGGATACCGCACGGTGATCGTGTTTCCGCGTACCCAGTCGAGGGAGAAGCGCGACGCGATCCTGCTGGCGGGGGCAGAGCTGATCGAGGTGGATGCCGTCCCTTACGCCAATCCCAATCATTATGCGCGCTATTCCGGTACGCTGGCCGAAGAGTTGAACGCCAGCGAGCCCAATGGTGCCATCTGGGCCAACCAGTTCGATAATGTCGCCAACCGGCAGGCCCATTTTGACACGACGGGCCCGGAAATCTGGGAGCAGACCGGCGGGAAGATTGATGGCTTTGCCGCTGCCGTCGGCTCTGGCGGCACGCTGGCCGGTGTCGGCATGTATCTCAAATCCAAGAGCGACAAGGTGCAGATTGCGCTGGCAGACCCCGGCGGCGCGGCGCTTTACGGCTATTACGCGCATGGAGAGCTGAAAGCGGAAGGCAATTCCATCACTGAAGGCATCGGCCAGAGCCGCATCACCGCCAATCTGGAAGGCGCGCCGGTCGATCACGCCTTCCGCATTCCCGATGAGGAAGCGCTGGAAATCCTCTACGCGCTGATCCGCGATGAGGGGCTGTGCCTTGGCGGCTCTGCAGGCATCAATATCGCCGGTGCCATCCGCCTTGCCCGCAAGCTGGGGCCGGGCCACACCATCGTGACCATTCTGTGCGATCACGGCGCGCGCTATCAGTCCAAGCTCTACAACCCGGAATTTCTAAAAGAGAAGGGTTTGCCGGTCCCGCCTTGGGTGAGAAATTAA
- a CDS encoding integration host factor subunit alpha, translated as MTGKTLTRADLADAIHRDIGVSRQESAQLVEAVLDMISDTLVKGETVKLSSFGSFQLRDKNGRVGRNPKTGEEVPIDPRRVLVFKPSQVLKERIDTALSK; from the coding sequence ATGACGGGCAAGACACTTACCCGCGCGGATCTGGCTGATGCCATCCACCGGGATATTGGCGTCTCGCGCCAGGAATCGGCGCAGCTGGTAGAGGCCGTGCTCGACATGATTTCCGACACGCTGGTGAAGGGGGAGACGGTGAAGCTGTCCTCCTTCGGCTCATTCCAGCTGCGCGACAAGAATGGCCGGGTCGGCCGCAATCCCAAAACCGGCGAGGAAGTGCCGATCGATCCGCGCCGGGTGCTTGTTTTCAAGCCTTCACAGGTTCTGAAAGAACGCATTGATACTGCCCTGTCGAAATAG
- a CDS encoding SDR family NAD(P)-dependent oxidoreductase, translating to MRPRAMKPSDGIAWVTGGSSGIGAALAKRLAGQGWTVVVSARSADKLERIAAEHSGKGRIIAHAVDLTDAEGVEDAVKAIEAAHGPIALAVLNAGIYLSINAENPSFEDYKKTFDVNLSGTAACLCALTPRMSGRRAGQIAIVSSATSFGGMPTSSAYGASKAALVNMAACLRIELHRYGVLCQAITPGFVETPAQDDNAFPKPFMVSAETAAKRIASGLKSKRFEITFPRRFTWALKAIYALPYSWSLGLVRKQTGWDKPAD from the coding sequence ATGAGACCGCGCGCCATGAAACCGTCAGACGGTATCGCCTGGGTAACGGGCGGCAGTTCAGGCATTGGCGCGGCACTGGCGAAGCGTCTGGCTGGCCAGGGCTGGACGGTGGTGGTTTCTGCCAGAAGCGCCGACAAGCTTGAGAGGATCGCCGCGGAGCATTCCGGCAAGGGCCGCATCATCGCTCACGCGGTCGACCTGACCGACGCTGAAGGCGTGGAAGACGCGGTGAAGGCCATTGAAGCGGCGCACGGGCCGATTGCGCTGGCCGTTCTGAACGCGGGCATCTACCTCTCGATCAACGCCGAGAACCCGTCCTTTGAGGACTACAAGAAAACGTTCGATGTGAATCTGTCGGGCACGGCGGCGTGCCTGTGCGCGCTGACCCCGCGCATGAGCGGGCGCAGGGCAGGGCAGATCGCCATCGTGTCATCGGCCACGTCCTTCGGCGGCATGCCGACCTCTTCGGCCTATGGAGCCAGCAAGGCGGCGCTGGTCAATATGGCGGCGTGCCTGCGCATCGAGCTGCACCGCTATGGCGTGCTCTGCCAAGCCATCACGCCGGGCTTTGTGGAAACGCCCGCGCAGGACGATAATGCCTTCCCCAAACCCTTCATGGTCAGTGCGGAGACGGCGGCCAAGCGCATCGCGTCGGGCCTGAAAAGCAAGCGCTTTGAAATCACCTTCCCGCGCCGGTTTACGTGGGCGCTGAAAGCCATCTACGCGCTGCCATACAGCTGGTCTCTGGGGCTAGTGAGGAAGCAGACCGGCTGGGACAAGCCGGCAGATTAG
- a CDS encoding MerR family transcriptional regulator, translating to MTKSADAYRTISEAAAEVDLPTHVLRFWETKFAQLKPVKHKGGRRLYRPQDVTLLKGLRRLLYAEGYTIKGVQKYLRDNGVAAVAALGEGGEVVTPLPDSSGEGPAMPAAAAGSSASAGAGSVPALQAVLAKVERAKSRLDSALAARG from the coding sequence ATGACCAAGTCCGCTGATGCATACCGGACCATTTCGGAGGCCGCCGCCGAGGTGGACCTTCCCACGCACGTATTGCGCTTCTGGGAGACCAAGTTCGCCCAGCTGAAACCCGTCAAGCACAAGGGCGGGCGCAGGCTCTACCGGCCGCAGGACGTGACCCTGCTCAAGGGGCTGCGGCGTCTGCTTTATGCTGAAGGCTACACGATCAAGGGCGTGCAGAAATATCTGCGCGATAATGGCGTGGCGGCGGTTGCGGCGCTGGGTGAGGGCGGTGAAGTGGTGACACCACTGCCTGACAGTTCTGGCGAAGGCCCAGCAATGCCAGCGGCGGCGGCAGGAAGCAGTGCTTCAGCGGGCGCCGGTTCGGTCCCGGCCTTGCAAGCCGTTCTGGCGAAGGTGGAACGGGCTAAATCCCGTCTCGATTCCGCGCTTGCTGCGCGTGGTTAG